A portion of the Colius striatus isolate bColStr4 chromosome 1, bColStr4.1.hap1, whole genome shotgun sequence genome contains these proteins:
- the LACC1 gene encoding purine nucleoside phosphorylase LACC1: protein MVEAILVDLFSLPANLQNNIQGLLCNTLEMIEKCSSIPAPFVYVMCCQRQGSERNSEQESFLPALNDFQSLKKRLEVVYALTTAAVLYTVKQRLDEKDLSIIKVILPPFRKDVMKVYIDHLFTAVYQFKFEDLQVASNCKNLQKAEPRSEVQTLPTQDMALIQREIQTYLESLPSLKGQLTILRSSLIPDDIFLHGFTTRTGGISYLPTLSSCNLFSSSKRRDPQVVVKENLRRLANVAGFNPETFHRVKTDHANAVYIVGKAEPDSYDGIVANQKGVTVAAPGADCIPVLFADPVRKACGAAHSGWKGTLLGVSMATVSAMVSEYGCEVKDILVVLGPSVGPCCYKLPHESAKEFHRIDPKCVRLFDSACPYVDIRRATRILLENGGILPENIQDDSVTDQNQNITFCTACHPDKFYSHFRDGANFGTQIGFITIRDY, encoded by the exons ATGGTGGAAGCAATACTGGTAGATCTGTTCAGCTTACCAGCCAACTTGCAGAACAACATCCAAGGATTGCTATGTAACACGCTGGAAATGATTGAGAAATGCTCTTCCATCCCTGCTCCGTTTGTTTATGTCATGTGTTGCCAGAGGCAGGGTAGTGAAAGGAACAGTGAACAGGAGTCCTTCCTTCCAGCTCTGAATGATTTTCAGAGTCTGAAGAAAAGACTGGAGGTGGTATATGCTCTGACTACAGCTGCTGTTTTGTACACAGTCAAACAAAGACTGGATGAAAAAGACCTAAGCATCATTAAAGTTATTCTCCCTCCCTTCAGAAAAGACGTAATGAAAGTATATATAGACCATCTCTTTACAGCAGTCTACCAATTTAAATTTGAGGATTTACAGGTGGCATCTAATTGCAAGAACCTACAGAAAGCTGAGCCTCGGAGTGAAGTGCAAACGCTTCCTACACAGGACATGGCGCTCATCCAGAGAGAGATTCAGACGTACTTGGAAAGCCTGCCGAGCCTGAAAGGGCAGCTTACCATTCTCAGGTCTTCCCTGATCCCAG ATGATATCTTCCTTCATGGGTTCACTACAAGAACAGGTGGGATCTCTTACCTACCAACTCTAAGCTCCTGCAACCTCTTTAGCAGTTCCAAGCGGAGGGACCCACAAGTTGTTGTGAAAGAAAATCTCCGCCGCCTGGCTAATGTTGCAGGATTTAACCCAGAGACTTTTCACAGAGTCAAG ACTGATCACGCTAATGCTGTGTATATTGTGGGAAAGGCAGAGCCTGACAGCTATGATGGAATAGTTGCAAATCAGAAAGGTGTTACAGTAGCAGCTCCAGGTGCTGATTGCATACCCGTGCTGTTTGCTGATCCTGTCCGAAAAGCCTGTGGTGCTGCTCATTCTG GGTGGAAAGGCACATTGTTAGGAGTTTCCATGGCCACAGTCAGTGCTATGGTATCTGAATATGGCTGTGAGGTGAAAGACATCCTTGTGGTGCTGGGCCCATCTGTAGGACCTTGCTGTTATAAACTTCCTCACGAATCAGCAAAGGAGTTTCACAGAATCGATCCAAAGTGTGTGAGACTCTTTGACTCTGCGTGTCCTTATGTTGATATTAGAAGAGCAACACG GATTCTTCTTGAGAATGGTGGGATTCTTCCTGAGAACATCCAAGATGACTCTGTCACAGACCAGAACCAAAATATCACTTTCTGTACTGCATGTCACCCTGATAAGTTTTACTCTCACTTTCGTGACGGTGCTAACTTCGGGACACAGATTGGCTTCATAACAATCAGAGACTACTAA
- the CCDC122 gene encoding coiled-coil domain-containing protein 122 → MAQKNSPSLTEVVKQVAEQQHSQVSEIEKSRTLLFQLQAKFQELEKDMDSIVLEMKVTERQIYLQDDAIEVTKHHCESLEAQVRALYFENLKLKCDSETLQEEFEMVFARNNEYREKIKAHKHLFWEMESKMPVMIELEKKKAVVKELKIKKEELMHDLQNPEGSVIKQVQEEITFLKREITTLKEFISKKTDLLEEETKMHAKLRKEIEVQNKRYNAILKRLHCQLNKLQLNKRQWHQNIQQLEKKAAELRKCLGVVKFQSSI, encoded by the exons ATGGCCCAGAAAAATTCTCCATCGTTAACTGAAGTTGTAAAACAagttgcagagcagcagcattcACAAGTGTCAGAGATAGAAAAAAGCAGAACACTTCTTTTCCAATTGCAG gCAAAGTTTCAGGAACTGGAAAAAGATATGGATTCTATTGTGTTAGAAATGAAGGTGACAGAAAGGCAAATATATCTGCAAGATGATGCCATAGAAGTGACAAAACATCACTGTGAAAGTCTGGAGGCCCAAGTCAGAGCCctatattttgaaaatttaaaGCTGAAGTGTGATTCAGAAACACTACAGGAAGAGTTTGAGATGGTGTTCGCAAGAAATAATGAATATcgggaaaaaataaaagctcatAAACACCTCTTTTGGGAGATGGAAAGTAAAATGCCAGTTATGATTGAgcttgagaaaaagaaagctgttGTTAAAGAATTAAAGATAAAGAAAGAGGAGTTAATGCATGATCTCCAGAATCCAGAAGGCTCTGTCATAAAACAAGTACAg gaagaaattacatttttaaaaagggaaatcaCAACATTGAAAGAGTTCATCAGTAAGAAAACAGATTTGCTGGAAGAAGAGACAAAAATGCATGCTAAGCTTAGAAAAGAAATTGAA GTACAGAATAAAAGATACAATGCTATCCTAAAACGTTTGCACTGCCAGCTGAACAAACTCCAATTAAATAAAAGGCAATGGCACCAGAACATTCAACAGTTGGAGAAGAAGGCAGCAGAACTAAGGAAGTGTCTTGGAGTAGTGAAGTTCCAAAGCAGCATATGA